In Chitinophaga sp. HK235, a single window of DNA contains:
- a CDS encoding HD domain-containing protein, whose amino-acid sequence MSASFISETWAQLNRDADPHLVHQAFNDITTAYSGAGRHYHNLQHIAQLLTLHQQYAQQLQDPETVLFAIFFHDIVYNVLQSDNEEKSADAAVEYLQRIHYPSEKTTAVKEFIVATKTHVNDWQNTDLDYFLDFDLQILGTAPDAYLAYTRQIRQEYSIYPDLVYHPGRKKVLHHFLEMPAIFRTHAFQQQYETAARQNIQAELDSL is encoded by the coding sequence ATGTCTGCATCCTTTATTAGTGAAACCTGGGCACAGCTGAACCGCGATGCTGACCCGCACCTTGTTCACCAGGCTTTTAATGATATCACCACCGCCTACTCCGGGGCCGGGCGGCATTACCACAACCTGCAGCATATCGCTCAGCTGCTGACACTGCATCAGCAATATGCACAGCAGTTACAGGACCCGGAAACCGTGCTCTTTGCCATCTTCTTCCATGATATCGTGTATAATGTTCTACAATCAGATAACGAAGAAAAAAGCGCTGATGCAGCGGTGGAATATCTGCAACGCATACACTATCCATCGGAAAAAACAACGGCCGTAAAGGAGTTTATTGTGGCCACCAAAACGCATGTCAACGACTGGCAAAACACCGACCTGGACTATTTCCTGGACTTTGACCTGCAGATACTGGGCACTGCGCCAGATGCGTATCTGGCATATACCCGGCAGATACGCCAGGAATACAGTATTTATCCCGACCTGGTATATCATCCGGGAAGAAAAAAAGTATTACATCATTTTCTGGAGATGCCTGCTATCTTCCGCACCCATGCCTTTCAGCAACAGTATGAAACAGCGGCGCGGCAGAACATACAGGCAGAACTGGACTCATTATAA
- a CDS encoding aconitate hydratase: MVFDIDMIKKVYAALPGKVEATRKMLGRPLTLAEKILYAHLYAPTTTPFEKGKSYVEFAPDRVAMQDATAQMALLQFMTCGRDKVAVPSTVHCDHLIQAKVGATQDLAVAIDTNKEVYDFLSSISDKYGIGFWKPGAGIIHQVVLENYAFPGGMMIGTDSHTPNAGGLGMLAIGVGGADAVDVMAGLPWELKMPKLIGVKLTGKMSGWTSAKDVILKVAGILTVKGGTGAIVEYFGEGADSLSATGKGTICNMGAEIGATCSVFAYDSKMADYLKGTSRAEVAALADTVKEHLRPDVEVYADPAKYYDQLIEINLDELEPHVNGPFTPDLAWPISKFAQAIKENNWPEKLEVALIGSCTNSSYEDISRSASLAKQAIDKQLDMKSEFTITPGSELVRYTIERDGLLATFDKVGGVVLANACGPCIGQWARHIDDPNRKNSIITSFNRNFAKRNDGLASTHAFVASPEIVTALAIAGDLTFNPLTDKLKNKNGEEVMLDEPTGFELPTKGFAVEDAGYQAPAEDGSGVQVIVSPTSDRLQLLEPFAAWEGTDLKGLKLLIKAKGKCTTDHISMAGPWLKYRGHLDNISNNMLIGAVNAFNDKTDTVKNALTSEYGAVPATMRAYKAAGFGAVVVGDENYGEGSSREHAAMEPRHLGVRAILVKSFARIHETNLKKQGMLGLTFANKEDYDKIQEDDTIDINGLTTFAPGKPLTVVLHHKDGSSDEFSVNHTYNEQQIQWFKAGGALNVIRAEAAKKA; this comes from the coding sequence ATGGTGTTTGATATTGACATGATTAAAAAAGTGTATGCGGCACTACCGGGTAAGGTGGAAGCGACCCGCAAAATGTTAGGTCGCCCGCTCACACTTGCCGAAAAGATTTTATACGCGCACCTGTACGCACCAACTACCACGCCTTTTGAGAAGGGCAAATCCTACGTTGAATTTGCGCCGGACCGTGTAGCCATGCAGGATGCCACCGCTCAGATGGCGTTGCTTCAGTTTATGACCTGCGGTCGTGATAAAGTTGCGGTTCCTTCCACAGTACACTGTGATCACCTTATACAAGCCAAAGTGGGCGCCACACAAGATCTGGCGGTTGCTATTGACACGAATAAAGAAGTTTACGATTTTCTCTCTTCCATTTCCGACAAATACGGTATTGGTTTCTGGAAACCGGGTGCTGGTATCATTCACCAGGTAGTGCTGGAAAACTATGCATTCCCCGGTGGTATGATGATCGGTACAGACTCCCACACCCCTAACGCTGGTGGTTTGGGTATGCTGGCTATCGGTGTAGGTGGTGCTGACGCGGTAGACGTGATGGCAGGCCTTCCCTGGGAGCTGAAAATGCCGAAACTGATTGGTGTGAAACTGACTGGTAAAATGAGCGGATGGACTTCTGCCAAAGACGTTATCCTGAAAGTGGCTGGTATCCTGACTGTAAAAGGTGGTACTGGTGCTATCGTGGAATACTTCGGTGAAGGTGCAGACAGCCTGAGCGCTACCGGTAAAGGTACTATCTGTAACATGGGTGCTGAAATTGGTGCTACCTGCTCCGTTTTTGCTTACGACAGCAAAATGGCTGACTACCTGAAAGGTACCAGCAGAGCTGAAGTTGCTGCCCTGGCTGACACCGTGAAAGAACACCTGCGTCCGGATGTTGAAGTATATGCAGACCCTGCTAAATACTATGATCAGCTGATCGAAATCAACCTCGACGAACTGGAGCCTCATGTAAACGGTCCGTTCACTCCGGATCTGGCATGGCCTATCTCCAAATTTGCACAGGCGATCAAAGAAAACAACTGGCCTGAAAAACTGGAAGTTGCCCTGATCGGTTCCTGCACCAACTCTTCCTACGAAGATATCTCCCGTTCTGCGTCCCTGGCCAAACAAGCCATCGACAAACAACTGGATATGAAATCCGAATTCACCATCACACCAGGTTCTGAACTGGTACGTTATACCATCGAAAGAGACGGTCTGCTGGCTACTTTCGATAAAGTAGGTGGTGTAGTGCTGGCAAACGCCTGCGGCCCCTGCATCGGTCAATGGGCCCGTCATATCGACGATCCTAACCGTAAAAACTCCATCATCACTTCCTTCAACCGTAACTTCGCGAAGAGAAATGATGGTCTGGCTTCTACCCACGCTTTTGTGGCTTCTCCTGAGATCGTAACAGCGCTGGCTATTGCAGGTGACCTCACCTTCAACCCGCTGACCGACAAGCTGAAAAACAAAAACGGCGAAGAAGTAATGCTGGACGAACCTACCGGTTTTGAACTGCCTACCAAAGGTTTCGCAGTAGAAGATGCTGGTTACCAGGCTCCTGCTGAAGATGGTAGCGGTGTACAGGTAATAGTATCCCCTACTTCCGACCGTCTGCAACTGCTGGAACCATTTGCTGCATGGGAAGGTACCGACCTGAAAGGGCTGAAACTCCTCATCAAAGCAAAAGGTAAATGTACTACTGACCACATCTCCATGGCCGGCCCATGGCTGAAATACCGCGGTCACCTGGACAACATCTCCAACAACATGCTGATCGGCGCAGTAAACGCATTCAACGACAAGACTGACACCGTTAAAAACGCCCTGACCAGCGAATACGGTGCTGTTCCTGCCACTATGCGTGCTTACAAAGCTGCCGGTTTCGGTGCTGTAGTAGTAGGTGACGAAAACTACGGTGAAGGCTCCAGCCGCGAACACGCTGCTATGGAACCCCGCCACCTCGGCGTTCGTGCTATCCTGGTGAAATCTTTCGCCCGTATCCACGAAACCAACCTGAAAAAACAAGGTATGCTGGGTCTGACTTTCGCTAATAAAGAAGATTACGATAAGATCCAGGAAGATGATACCATCGATATCAACGGCCTCACTACCTTCGCTCCGGGCAAACCGCTCACCGTGGTACTGCACCACAAAGACGGCAGCTCCGACGAGTTCTCTGTAAACCACACTTACAACGAACAACAGATCCAGTGGTTTAAAGCCGGCGGCGCACTGAACGTAATCCGTGCAGAAGCAGCCAAAAAAGCATAA
- a CDS encoding PspC domain-containing protein: MNRIKDFLEWKAFGVCAAIGDKLGVATSRIRIFFIYATFLAMGSPLIVYMILAFWVNMKNYIQNARRNPLRYL, translated from the coding sequence ATGAACCGGATAAAAGACTTTTTGGAATGGAAGGCCTTCGGTGTATGTGCTGCTATCGGGGATAAACTCGGTGTTGCCACTTCCCGGATCCGCATCTTTTTCATTTATGCCACCTTCCTCGCGATGGGGTCCCCACTCATCGTTTATATGATCCTCGCTTTCTGGGTAAATATGAAAAACTATATCCAGAACGCAAGGAGAAATCCACTACGCTACTTATAA
- the kdsA gene encoding 3-deoxy-8-phosphooctulonate synthase — MKHLKSLFKEQYNPENFFLIAGPCVIEEEELLMTVAEKVSGICKRLAIPYVFKASYRKANRTSVHSFTGIGDVEGLELLHKIGKTFNVPVTSDIHSAAEAAMAAAYVDVLQIPAFLCRQTDILVAAAETGKVVNVKKGQFLSGESMKFAVEKIKGAGNEHIMLTERGTTFGYQDLVVDYRNIPVMKHFGHPVVMDCTHSLQQPNQTSGVTGGNPQMISTIAKAAIATGADGLFIETHPDPANAKSDGANMLRLDLLEELLEKLVELRKVAIKL; from the coding sequence ATGAAGCATTTAAAATCATTGTTCAAAGAACAGTACAATCCGGAGAATTTCTTCCTGATTGCAGGCCCTTGTGTAATTGAAGAAGAAGAGTTGCTGATGACCGTAGCAGAGAAGGTTTCCGGTATCTGCAAACGGCTTGCTATACCTTATGTTTTTAAGGCCTCTTACCGCAAGGCCAACCGTACCAGTGTACACTCTTTTACAGGTATTGGCGATGTGGAAGGGCTGGAGCTGTTGCATAAAATAGGTAAAACCTTTAATGTGCCGGTTACCTCCGACATTCACTCTGCAGCCGAAGCCGCTATGGCAGCTGCTTACGTAGATGTGTTACAGATACCTGCCTTCCTGTGTCGTCAGACAGACATCCTGGTGGCAGCTGCAGAAACAGGCAAAGTAGTGAACGTAAAAAAAGGCCAGTTCCTCAGCGGCGAATCCATGAAGTTTGCCGTTGAAAAAATCAAGGGTGCCGGCAATGAACATATTATGCTGACCGAAAGAGGTACTACCTTCGGTTATCAGGACCTGGTAGTAGACTACCGCAATATCCCGGTGATGAAACATTTCGGTCATCCGGTGGTGATGGACTGTACGCACTCGCTGCAGCAGCCTAACCAGACCAGCGGTGTTACCGGTGGCAACCCGCAGATGATCAGCACTATCGCCAAAGCAGCTATCGCTACCGGAGCTGATGGTCTGTTTATCGAAACCCACCCGGACCCGGCTAATGCTAAATCTGATGGAGCCAACATGCTGCGCCTCGACCTGCTCGAAGAGCTGCTGGAGAAACTGGTAGAACTGAGAAAAGTGGCGATTAAATTGTAA
- a CDS encoding NAD-dependent epimerase/dehydratase family protein, whose protein sequence is MKKDKILVIGACGQIGVELTLALRKMYGDANVLASDLREEHDLLKGTGPYVSLDVMNKEMLHVLVIRHNITQIYLLAAILSATGEKNPLLAWHINMQSLLNVLDIAKEENIDKVYWPSSIAVFGPNSPMMETPQHTIIEPTTIYGISKFAGERWCEYYNHRYGVDVRSLRYPGLISYKSAPGGGTTDYAVEIFHEAKERQEYTSFLSEDTYLPMMYMPDAIRATIELMEADASKITVRSAYNLSGMSFSPKEIAAEIKKHIPDFTISYEPDYRQQIADGWPNSMDDSRARADWGWKHEYDLAKMTADMLQNI, encoded by the coding sequence ATGAAGAAAGATAAGATCCTGGTTATTGGTGCCTGCGGACAAATAGGCGTGGAGCTGACCCTGGCGTTAAGGAAAATGTATGGAGATGCCAACGTACTGGCATCAGATCTCCGGGAGGAACATGATCTGCTGAAAGGAACAGGGCCTTATGTGTCCCTGGACGTGATGAACAAGGAAATGCTGCACGTACTCGTGATCCGGCACAATATCACCCAGATCTACCTGCTGGCGGCCATCCTGTCTGCTACCGGTGAAAAAAATCCGCTGCTGGCATGGCATATCAATATGCAAAGTCTGCTCAACGTACTCGATATCGCCAAAGAGGAAAATATTGATAAAGTATACTGGCCCAGCTCTATTGCGGTGTTCGGTCCTAACTCCCCGATGATGGAAACACCTCAGCACACCATCATCGAGCCTACCACCATTTACGGTATCAGCAAATTTGCCGGCGAACGCTGGTGTGAATACTACAACCACCGCTATGGCGTGGATGTAAGAAGCCTCCGCTACCCCGGTCTGATCAGCTACAAATCTGCTCCAGGTGGTGGTACTACCGACTATGCGGTGGAAATCTTCCACGAAGCCAAGGAACGCCAGGAATACACCAGCTTCCTGTCTGAAGATACCTACCTGCCCATGATGTACATGCCCGACGCTATCCGCGCCACCATCGAACTCATGGAAGCCGATGCCTCCAAAATAACGGTTCGTTCTGCCTACAATCTCTCCGGCATGAGTTTCTCACCTAAAGAGATCGCAGCGGAAATCAAAAAACATATCCCCGACTTCACCATCAGCTACGAGCCGGACTATCGTCAGCAAATCGCCGACGGCTGGCCTAACAGCATGGATGACAGCCGCGCCCGCGCCGATTGGGGCTGGAAACACGAGTATGATCTGGCGAAGATGACCGCCGACATGCTCCAGAACATATAA
- a CDS encoding sulfate adenylyltransferase subunit 1, producing MEVLRIATSGSVDDGKSTLIGRLLYDTNSIPQDKMEALHAASKRKGLDFTDLSLLTDGLVAEREQGITIDVAHIYFSTPTRKYIIADTPGHIEYTRNMVTGASNAQVSLILIDARKGIVEQTHRHFFIASLLRIPYLVVCVNKMDLVDYSEARFNQIVEDFQQLLENSAFKGQEVKFIPISSLHGENVASHTGAINWYEGPALLEYLEQVSFDHQDSRHPARFPIQSVIRPKTAAHHDFRGFAGKVTSGHFSVGDEIISLPSGQKSKIKTIEQFEKQLTTTHARESVVITLEDEIDSSRGNMLVKTDNVPEQRKEISAYICWMDQQKLTVGKTYLLQHGINRVKAKVQQLHFVTDVTSYQEVTDKKEMGLNDIGKITLKTAAPIFVDLYQENPANGAFILIDEFNNTTVAVGTVI from the coding sequence ATGGAGGTTTTACGTATAGCCACTTCCGGTAGTGTGGATGATGGTAAAAGTACATTGATCGGCCGTCTTTTATACGACACCAACTCTATCCCCCAGGATAAAATGGAAGCGCTCCATGCGGCCAGCAAACGCAAGGGACTTGACTTCACTGATCTGTCATTGCTGACAGACGGCCTCGTAGCTGAAAGAGAACAAGGCATCACCATCGACGTGGCGCATATCTACTTCTCCACCCCTACCCGTAAATATATCATCGCAGATACCCCCGGCCACATCGAATACACCCGTAACATGGTGACCGGCGCGTCTAACGCACAGGTATCCCTGATACTCATAGATGCCCGCAAAGGCATTGTAGAACAGACACACCGTCACTTCTTCATCGCCAGCCTGCTGCGCATCCCCTACCTGGTAGTATGTGTCAACAAAATGGACCTGGTAGATTACAGCGAAGCCCGCTTCAACCAGATCGTGGAAGACTTCCAGCAGTTGCTCGAGAACTCCGCCTTCAAAGGCCAGGAAGTGAAGTTTATTCCCATCTCTTCCCTGCATGGCGAAAACGTGGCTTCCCATACCGGTGCTATCAACTGGTACGAAGGCCCTGCCCTGCTGGAATACCTGGAACAGGTTTCCTTCGACCACCAGGACAGCCGCCATCCGGCCCGTTTCCCGATACAAAGCGTGATCCGCCCGAAAACAGCCGCCCACCACGACTTCCGTGGTTTTGCCGGCAAAGTGACCAGCGGTCATTTTAGTGTAGGCGATGAAATCATCTCCCTGCCCTCCGGCCAGAAAAGCAAAATCAAAACCATTGAGCAGTTCGAGAAACAACTGACTACCACGCATGCACGCGAAAGCGTTGTCATCACCCTCGAAGACGAAATTGACAGCAGCAGAGGCAACATGCTCGTGAAAACAGACAACGTTCCCGAGCAACGGAAAGAAATATCCGCCTACATCTGCTGGATGGACCAGCAAAAACTCACTGTAGGCAAAACATACCTGCTGCAACACGGTATAAACCGTGTGAAAGCCAAAGTACAACAGCTCCACTTCGTCACCGATGTTACCAGCTACCAGGAAGTGACCGATAAAAAAGAAATGGGATTAAACGATATCGGAAAAATCACGCTTAAAACCGCTGCACCCATCTTTGTTGACCTTTATCAGGAAAACCCCGCCAATGGTGCGTTTATACTGATAGATGAGTTTAATAATACTACTGTAGCTGTCGGAACGGTGATTTAG
- the cysD gene encoding sulfate adenylyltransferase subunit CysD, translating to MTNKINWEFPQALEDEAIYILRETAAQFEKPVLLFSGGKDSITLVRLAQKAFYPGKVPFALLHVDTGHNFPETIQFRDWLVNSLGLDLIVRNVQDSIDQGKVQEETGKYASRNALQTVTLLDAIEEGKFDACIGGARRDEEKARAKERIFSVRDEFGQWNAKMQRPELFDMLNGKINIGENVRVFPISNWTELDVWNYIRREKLEIPSIYFAHEREIIERDGLYWPYSPYLNTTDDEVPYRQKVRFRTVGDMTCTAAVISEADQLEDIIAEIMEAKISERGARIDDKRSEAAMEKRKQAGYF from the coding sequence ATGACTAACAAAATAAATTGGGAATTTCCACAGGCACTGGAAGATGAAGCCATATACATATTAAGGGAAACAGCCGCCCAGTTCGAGAAACCCGTACTGCTCTTCTCTGGTGGTAAAGACTCTATTACCCTGGTAAGACTGGCCCAGAAAGCATTTTATCCGGGGAAAGTACCTTTCGCCCTTTTACACGTAGACACCGGCCACAACTTCCCGGAAACGATCCAGTTCCGCGACTGGCTGGTCAACAGCCTGGGCCTCGATCTGATTGTCCGCAACGTACAGGACAGCATAGACCAGGGTAAAGTACAGGAAGAAACCGGTAAATACGCCAGCCGCAACGCGCTGCAAACCGTTACCCTCCTCGATGCCATCGAAGAAGGTAAATTTGATGCCTGCATCGGAGGCGCCCGCCGTGATGAAGAAAAAGCCCGCGCCAAAGAAAGAATATTCTCCGTACGCGATGAATTTGGCCAATGGAACGCCAAAATGCAACGCCCCGAACTATTTGATATGCTCAACGGAAAAATCAACATCGGCGAAAACGTACGTGTATTCCCCATCTCCAACTGGACCGAACTGGACGTATGGAACTACATCCGCCGCGAAAAGCTGGAAATACCTTCTATCTACTTCGCCCACGAAAGAGAGATTATCGAGCGTGACGGGCTCTACTGGCCTTATTCACCTTATCTCAATACTACCGACGATGAAGTACCTTACCGCCAGAAAGTACGCTTCCGCACCGTAGGGGACATGACCTGTACCGCTGCCGTTATCTCCGAAGCAGATCAACTGGAAGATATCATCGCCGAAATCATGGAAGCTAAAATCTCCGAACGCGGCGCCCGTATCGACGACAAACGCTCAGAAGCCGCCATGGAAAAGAGAAAACAGGCAGGCTATTTTTAA
- a CDS encoding phosphoadenylyl-sulfate reductase: MTDITTALANKPVEEAIQYLLEQYPGAVAFSTSFGQEDQVIADIIWRHHLPVRVFTLDTGRLFQETYDVMDLTLSRYKQPVEVYYPDTAAVEKLVSEKGPNSFYESVENRKQCCGIRKVVPLNRALEGVKVWITGLRAEQSENRHDMQTLEWDEQRHLYKYNPLIHWGFDEVLDYLSKHKVPYNKLHDKGFISIGCAPCTRAIEPGEHPRAGRWWWEASHKECGLHG, from the coding sequence ATGACAGACATTACCACCGCACTGGCCAACAAGCCCGTGGAAGAAGCCATACAGTATCTGCTGGAGCAGTATCCGGGCGCTGTGGCGTTTTCCACTTCCTTTGGCCAGGAAGACCAGGTCATCGCCGATATTATCTGGCGTCACCATTTACCCGTCAGGGTATTCACACTGGACACAGGCCGCCTGTTCCAGGAGACCTACGACGTGATGGACCTTACCCTTTCCCGTTATAAGCAGCCGGTTGAAGTATATTACCCCGACACGGCAGCCGTGGAAAAGCTGGTTTCCGAAAAGGGCCCCAACAGCTTTTACGAATCGGTGGAAAACCGCAAACAGTGCTGTGGCATCCGTAAGGTAGTGCCCCTCAACAGAGCGCTGGAAGGTGTGAAAGTATGGATCACCGGTTTACGTGCCGAACAATCCGAAAACCGCCACGATATGCAGACCCTGGAATGGGATGAGCAACGGCATCTTTATAAGTACAATCCGCTCATCCACTGGGGATTTGATGAGGTGCTGGATTACCTCTCCAAACACAAAGTCCCCTATAATAAACTGCACGACAAAGGCTTCATCAGCATCGGTTGTGCACCCTGTACACGCGCCATCGAGCCGGGAGAACATCCGCGCGCCGGCCGGTGGTGGTGGGAAGCGTCGCATAAGGAATGCGGCCTGCACGGATAA
- a CDS encoding Rrf2 family transcriptional regulator yields MLSKKTQYAFHALIHLAENIDKGPILISEIAQEKNISIKFLENILLELKNAGILGSKKGKGGGYYLMKPPKEIALAKIIRLLDGPIALLPCVSLNYYERCENCRDEAVCGLHEVMSKVRDATLKLLETKTLKDILTRNV; encoded by the coding sequence ATGTTATCTAAGAAAACACAATACGCATTTCACGCACTCATTCATCTGGCAGAAAACATTGATAAAGGACCTATCCTGATCTCCGAAATTGCGCAGGAGAAAAACATATCCATCAAGTTCCTGGAGAATATCCTGTTGGAATTGAAGAATGCCGGTATTCTGGGCAGTAAAAAAGGAAAAGGCGGCGGATATTATCTGATGAAGCCTCCTAAAGAGATCGCGCTGGCCAAAATTATCCGTTTGCTGGATGGGCCTATCGCCCTGCTGCCCTGCGTGAGCCTCAACTACTATGAGCGCTGTGAGAACTGTCGTGATGAAGCGGTATGTGGCCTCCATGAAGTGATGAGCAAGGTAAGGGACGCTACCCTGAAGCTGCTGGAGACTAAAACACTGAAAGACATTCTTACCCGCAACGTATAA
- the dapB gene encoding 4-hydroxy-tetrahydrodipicolinate reductase translates to MKIALIGYGKMGKAIDAIATAKGHEVILRVDHDSQHLLEKEHLGQADVAIEFTTPETAYHNIRKCFEANVPVVSGTTGWLDKLPEVEALCKKGQHAFLHATNFSIGVNIFFEVNKKLAALMASQPQYDVWMEEIHHTQKKDAPSGTALTLAEQLMSSVTRKTAWINEESHQADTLSIISKRIDPAPGTHTITYTSPIDDITITHTAHSREGFAAGAVVAAEWLKGKTGVFTMRDVLNL, encoded by the coding sequence ATGAAAATAGCACTTATAGGATATGGTAAAATGGGCAAAGCCATTGATGCCATTGCCACCGCCAAAGGTCATGAGGTTATACTCAGAGTAGATCACGACAGCCAGCACCTGCTGGAAAAGGAACACCTGGGTCAGGCAGATGTGGCCATTGAATTCACGACACCGGAAACGGCCTATCATAACATCCGGAAATGTTTCGAAGCCAATGTGCCCGTTGTTAGCGGTACTACCGGCTGGCTGGATAAACTGCCCGAGGTAGAAGCCCTGTGTAAAAAAGGCCAGCATGCTTTTTTACATGCCACCAACTTCAGCATCGGCGTGAACATTTTCTTCGAAGTGAACAAAAAACTGGCTGCCCTCATGGCATCCCAGCCTCAATACGATGTATGGATGGAAGAAATCCACCATACCCAGAAAAAAGACGCACCCAGTGGTACTGCCCTTACACTGGCAGAACAACTGATGTCTTCCGTAACCCGGAAAACCGCATGGATAAACGAAGAAAGCCATCAGGCTGATACCCTGTCCATCATCTCCAAAAGGATAGATCCCGCTCCCGGTACACATACCATCACCTATACTTCGCCTATCGACGATATCACCATTACGCATACCGCCCATTCCCGGGAAGGATTTGCTGCCGGTGCTGTGGTAGCCGCAGAATGGCTGAAAGGGAAAACAGGTGTATTTACCATGCGGGATGTGCTGAATCTGTAG
- a CDS encoding DUF5683 domain-containing protein, with protein sequence MSLLIVATSARAQNVTRPAARAADTVARPHVDTTGDLTIVSKDTVPTSHMQLRPPHSPRKAALYSAILPGLGQAYNREYWKMPLVYAAIGTCTYFFVFNLDKYHLYRDAYRLKVDGNPDTNISDPFLAARSEQYLKAYRDYYRQNIDYSVLFFVLAYGLNIADATVFAHLRNWDMSDELSMRVSPALINNRALGISVNISIGGSKKAKKNTWLAGR encoded by the coding sequence ATGTCGCTGCTGATTGTAGCCACATCTGCACGGGCGCAGAACGTTACCCGTCCTGCTGCGAGGGCCGCTGATACCGTGGCCCGTCCTCATGTTGACACTACCGGTGACCTCACCATTGTGTCGAAGGACACCGTGCCTACTTCGCATATGCAACTACGCCCCCCGCACAGTCCGCGTAAGGCAGCCCTTTATTCTGCTATCCTGCCGGGTTTGGGTCAGGCTTACAACCGCGAATACTGGAAAATGCCGCTGGTATATGCCGCTATCGGTACCTGTACCTACTTCTTTGTATTTAATTTGGACAAATACCATCTTTACCGCGATGCCTACCGGCTGAAGGTAGATGGCAATCCTGACACCAATATTTCCGATCCATTTCTGGCCGCCAGGTCTGAACAATACCTGAAGGCCTACCGCGACTACTACCGTCAGAATATTGACTATTCCGTACTCTTCTTTGTACTGGCCTATGGCCTCAATATCGCTGATGCTACCGTGTTTGCGCACCTGCGCAACTGGGACATGTCTGACGAGCTGAGCATGCGGGTATCCCCTGCACTGATCAACAACCGTGCATTGGGTATCAGTGTTAATATTTCAATCGGCGGCAGTAAAAAAGCTAAAAAGAATACCTGGCTCGCCGGTCGGTAG
- a CDS encoding ParB/RepB/Spo0J family partition protein, producing the protein MTNPSKKEALGKGIRSLLQNIDTDLKHTASTLGEKAMAAVTGIERIPLEQIVTNPKQPRRDFDEVALQELSQSIKLHDIIQPITVAKISNKKYQLIAGERRLRASKMAELKDIPAYIRQANDQELLELALLENLQRENLNAIEVGLSYKRLMEECTLTQEQVADRMGKERSTVTNYIRLLKLPPDIQVAVRNGQLSMGHARVLTGVENVENQLFLYNEILQNGLSVRQTEELARRINQADKGNQHKAVKVKLPPAYQKIQDNLSSHFSTKVKLDRGKNGKGSIMIEFYSDEELDSILEKIDIYGGN; encoded by the coding sequence ATGACCAATCCAAGTAAGAAAGAGGCGTTGGGGAAAGGCATCCGCTCTCTGCTCCAGAACATAGATACTGACCTTAAGCATACTGCCAGCACGCTGGGTGAAAAAGCAATGGCTGCAGTTACCGGTATTGAGCGTATTCCGCTGGAGCAGATCGTCACCAACCCCAAGCAACCGCGCCGTGACTTTGATGAGGTTGCCCTGCAGGAGCTGAGCCAGTCTATCAAGCTGCATGATATCATTCAGCCTATCACCGTTGCCAAAATCAGCAATAAAAAATACCAGCTGATTGCTGGTGAAAGGCGTTTACGGGCCAGTAAAATGGCGGAACTGAAAGATATCCCGGCATATATACGTCAGGCCAACGACCAGGAGCTGCTGGAACTGGCACTGCTGGAGAACCTGCAACGGGAAAACCTGAACGCCATAGAGGTTGGATTGAGTTATAAACGGTTGATGGAAGAATGTACCCTCACACAGGAACAGGTAGCCGACCGTATGGGCAAGGAACGAAGCACCGTCACCAACTATATACGACTGCTCAAACTGCCGCCTGATATCCAGGTAGCGGTAAGGAACGGACAACTCAGCATGGGCCATGCCCGCGTGCTGACTGGTGTGGAGAACGTGGAAAACCAGCTGTTCCTCTACAACGAGATCCTGCAAAATGGTCTGTCTGTAAGACAAACAGAAGAACTGGCCCGCAGAATAAACCAGGCTGATAAAGGCAATCAGCACAAAGCTGTCAAAGTTAAGTTACCGCCAGCCTACCAAAAAATACAGGATAATCTCAGTTCCCACTTCTCAACAAAAGTGAAACTGGACAGAGGTAAGAACGGCAAAGGAAGCATCATGATTGAATTCTATTCGGACGAAGAACTGGATAGCATTCTGGAAAAAATAGATATATACGGTGGCAATTAA